From Yersinia hibernica, a single genomic window includes:
- the acrR gene encoding multidrug efflux transporter transcriptional repressor AcrR: MARKTKQQAEETRQQILDAAVREFSAHGVSGTSLTDIAVAAGVTRGAIYWHFKNKVDLFNEVWELSESKVDQLELEYQAKYPDNPLRILREILIYVLVSTREDCRRRALMEIVFHKCEFVGEMTPFHDARKVLDLASYERIETVLQGCIDANQLPTNLDTRRAAIIMRAYITGLMENWLFMPESFDIKQEAPVLIDAYLDMLGHSPCLLKETINEISD, translated from the coding sequence ATGGCACGAAAAACCAAACAGCAAGCCGAAGAGACCCGGCAACAAATTCTAGATGCCGCTGTGCGGGAATTTTCTGCGCACGGTGTTTCCGGCACCTCACTGACTGATATTGCTGTCGCCGCCGGCGTGACCCGAGGCGCAATTTACTGGCACTTCAAGAATAAGGTAGACCTGTTTAACGAAGTTTGGGAGTTATCAGAGTCCAAAGTTGATCAGCTCGAATTAGAGTATCAGGCAAAATATCCTGATAATCCACTCCGTATTCTGCGTGAAATACTCATTTATGTTCTTGTTTCTACACGTGAGGATTGCCGACGCCGCGCATTGATGGAGATTGTATTCCATAAATGTGAATTTGTCGGAGAAATGACCCCCTTCCATGATGCACGCAAAGTTCTTGATTTAGCTAGTTATGAGCGAATTGAAACGGTTTTGCAAGGCTGTATTGATGCCAATCAACTGCCCACCAATCTTGATACTCGCCGAGCTGCGATTATCATGAGAGCCTATATTACAGGTTTGATGGAAAACTGGCTTTTTATGCCAGAAAGTTTTGATATAAAACAAGAGGCACCAGTATTAATTGATGCCTATCTGGATATGCTAGGCCACAGCCCTTGCTTGCTAAAAGAGACTATTAACGAGATATCGGACTAA
- a CDS encoding DUF454 family protein: MSRWLLIALGWLAVVLATLGVVLPLLPTTPFLLLAAWCFARSSPRFHHWLLYRSWFGSYIRTWQQHRALPSGVKWKAILVTLLTFAISLWLVKIWWVRAILLVILTLLLTFMLRMPVIDLSQQKRH; this comes from the coding sequence ATGTCTCGTTGGTTGTTGATAGCGTTGGGTTGGCTGGCCGTGGTTTTGGCCACCTTGGGGGTGGTGCTTCCTCTTTTACCTACCACGCCTTTTTTGCTATTGGCGGCGTGGTGTTTTGCCCGTTCCTCGCCCCGCTTTCATCATTGGCTGCTTTATCGTTCATGGTTTGGTAGCTATATCCGCACCTGGCAGCAGCATCGCGCTTTACCCTCTGGCGTTAAATGGAAAGCAATATTGGTCACGTTACTCACTTTCGCCATTTCGCTTTGGTTGGTGAAAATTTGGTGGGTCAGGGCAATCTTGCTTGTGATATTAACGCTATTGTTGACATTCATGTTGCGTATGCCAGTTATTGACCTATCGCAACAAAAAAGGCACTGA
- the priC gene encoding primosomal replication protein PriC, translated as MSTEKLLQVLESQIEALSAQVGPQANTPSQQARFDLNLFSNHGNRFRDYLLEVHKNMAQLKQVVAENRTQQVAFLAEKLVAQISALQRELATQKLRQSNPEPKYNKLDPYHKLAEHQDYERRIMTMIQDRESLLGKQSLLTEQQKIQKELAALEGRLMRCRQALTKIERSIEKKENGF; from the coding sequence ATGAGTACAGAAAAGCTATTGCAGGTGCTTGAGAGCCAAATAGAGGCATTATCGGCGCAGGTTGGCCCACAAGCAAATACTCCGTCTCAACAAGCCCGTTTTGACCTGAATTTATTTAGCAATCATGGTAACCGTTTTCGCGATTACCTACTGGAAGTACACAAAAACATGGCCCAATTAAAACAGGTTGTTGCAGAAAATCGCACACAGCAAGTTGCTTTTTTGGCTGAGAAACTGGTTGCACAAATATCAGCCTTACAAAGAGAATTAGCGACGCAAAAATTGAGACAATCCAATCCTGAGCCTAAATATAATAAATTGGATCCTTACCATAAGCTGGCTGAGCACCAAGACTACGAACGCCGAATAATGACAATGATTCAGGACCGAGAGAGCCTACTGGGTAAACAGAGCCTATTAACTGAGCAGCAAAAAATACAGAAAGAACTTGCTGCCTTGGAGGGCCGTTTAATGCGGTGCCGGCAGGCGCTGACAAAAATAGAGCGGAGCATTGAGAAGAAAGAGAACGGTTTTTGA
- a CDS encoding DsrE/DsrF/TusD sulfur relay family protein produces MSNETSSLVIIANGAAYGQESLFNALRLAIALKEQQAYLDLRLFLMSDAVIAGLNGQQPREGYNLQQMLEILTAQNVPVKLCKTCADARGISGLALVDGVEIGTLGELAQWTLAAEKVLTF; encoded by the coding sequence ATGAGTAATGAAACGAGTTCACTGGTCATCATTGCCAATGGTGCTGCGTATGGTCAGGAATCTTTATTTAATGCGCTACGTTTAGCCATTGCATTAAAAGAACAGCAGGCTTATCTCGATTTACGTCTATTTTTAATGTCTGATGCCGTTATTGCCGGTCTTAATGGGCAGCAACCGCGCGAAGGCTACAATTTGCAACAAATGTTGGAAATCCTTACAGCACAAAATGTTCCGGTTAAACTCTGTAAAACCTGTGCAGATGCGCGCGGTATTAGCGGGTTAGCCTTAGTTGATGGGGTGGAAATCGGTACTTTGGGCGAACTGGCTCAATGGACGCTAGCCGCCGAGAAAGTTCTGACGTTTTGA
- the apt gene encoding adenine phosphoribosyltransferase, with protein sequence MTATAPNTAQQLKYIKDSIKTIPDYPKKGILFRDVTSLLEDPLAYAASIELLTERYLDKGVTKVVGTEARGFLFGAPVALSLGVGFVPVRKPGKLPRATLSESYELEYGTDKLEIHTDSIQPGDKVLVIDDLLATGGTIEATVKLIRQLGGEVTDAAFVINLPDLGGEARLNQQGITCYSLVDFDGH encoded by the coding sequence ATGACCGCTACTGCACCTAATACAGCACAACAGCTTAAATATATTAAAGACAGTATCAAAACTATCCCCGATTACCCAAAAAAGGGAATACTGTTCCGTGATGTGACCAGCTTGCTGGAAGATCCCTTAGCCTATGCAGCCAGCATCGAGTTGTTGACTGAGCGTTATTTGGACAAGGGCGTGACTAAAGTTGTGGGTACTGAAGCCCGTGGTTTTCTGTTTGGTGCGCCGGTTGCCTTGTCTCTTGGGGTGGGTTTTGTTCCAGTACGTAAGCCTGGTAAATTACCACGCGCCACCCTCAGCGAAAGCTATGAGTTAGAATACGGCACTGACAAACTTGAGATCCACACTGACAGTATTCAACCGGGCGATAAAGTCTTGGTTATTGACGATTTACTGGCGACCGGTGGGACTATTGAAGCGACAGTTAAGCTTATTCGTCAACTGGGCGGTGAAGTTACTGATGCCGCGTTCGTGATTAATTTACCGGACTTGGGGGGCGAAGCTCGCCTGAATCAGCAAGGGATTACTTGCTACAGTCTGGTTGATTTCGACGGCCATTAA
- the mscK gene encoding mechanosensitive channel MscK, whose translation MSSRFHNPYSLSFSCLTGAFLVRLQTILILLIVTLLASTSAFAAAVSIDVPTRSEVLSQLDTLSKQKILSPAEKLSQQDLTKTLEYLDTIERTKQEASQLKQQLAQAPAKLRQATEGLDALKNNSADTLTRESLANYSLRQLESRLNETLDDLQSAQEDLSAYNSQLISLQTQPERVQSAMYSASMRLMQIRNQLNGLAPSQAALRPTQQQALLTEQVMLNAQLDLQRKNLDANTTLQDLLQKQRDYTTAHINQLERYVQLLQEVVSGKRLILSEKTAKEAQVPDDATDIQNNPLVSRELAINKELSQRLINATKEGNTLVQQNIRVKNWLDRALQSERNLKEQITVLRGSLLLSRILYQQQLNLPASGLITNMGPRIADLRLEQFEINQQRDQLFQGDEYIQTLMTDSKEKVSPDVEDALGQIVDIRRELLDQLNKQLGNQLTLAINLQINQQQLLSVNESLQHTLTQQIFWVSSNKPMDWSWLKALPGALKAELSNFHLTLSWDDVLAGLMKSLVFLIPMLIVVGVIRSRYQIINKHLDRLAADVGQLKHDSQMHTPKAILLTLLKVLPGVLVIVGVGYWCLRSDFNLSDFLWSFFQRLALFWLVFDLTYRMLSPGGITERHFMIAADRCAHYRRQMVRLGAALLPVIFWSALGEKSPLRLVDDVIGQIVIVIALALLALFVYPLCRDSWREKDSHAVRLVIVTAIAGTPIVLIGLMVAGYFYTTLQLAGRWIDSLYLLFLWNIVYLTAIRGLGVAARRLAYRRAIARRQNLVKEGAEGGEPVEEPPLALEQINQQSLRLTTMVLFLIFATCFYAIWADLITVISYLDSISLWHYTSTVAGASVVQAVTLGNMLVALMALVVAYILTRNLPGLLEVVVLSRLQLRQGTSYAITTILTYLITAVGGITALSSLGVSWDKLQWLVAALSVGLGFGLQEIFANFVSGLIILFERPVRIGDTITIGTFSGNVNKIRIRATTITDFDRKEVIIPNKAFVTERLINWSLSDTVTRIIIKVGVAYGSDLAKVKEILLKAAHENPRVMTDPEPHVFFLNFGASTLDHELRVYVRELRDRSYTVDELNSVIDKLCRENDINIAFNQLDVYLHKPDGTEIQEVSRPFDNKELPRGASETPTLGESKPDLPDTNKPLV comes from the coding sequence ATGAGCAGCAGATTTCATAATCCTTATTCTTTATCGTTTTCGTGCTTAACCGGCGCATTTTTAGTGCGCCTACAGACGATACTTATCCTGCTTATAGTTACACTACTGGCTTCAACATCGGCTTTTGCTGCCGCGGTGAGTATAGATGTGCCGACGCGTAGTGAAGTGCTGAGCCAGTTGGATACATTGTCAAAACAAAAAATATTGTCGCCAGCTGAAAAACTATCACAACAAGATCTGACGAAGACACTGGAGTACCTTGATACTATTGAGCGTACTAAGCAGGAAGCCAGTCAGCTCAAACAGCAATTAGCGCAGGCACCTGCGAAATTACGCCAAGCGACGGAAGGGCTGGATGCACTGAAGAACAATTCAGCAGATACGTTGACGCGGGAATCCTTGGCAAACTACTCATTACGCCAGTTGGAATCACGCCTAAATGAAACATTGGATGACTTACAATCCGCGCAAGAAGATCTCTCCGCCTATAACAGCCAGCTAATTTCCCTGCAAACTCAACCAGAACGTGTGCAAAGTGCCATGTATAGCGCATCGATGCGTTTAATGCAGATTCGCAACCAGCTCAACGGATTGGCTCCGAGTCAAGCGGCTTTACGGCCGACCCAGCAGCAAGCGCTGTTGACCGAGCAAGTGATGTTAAATGCGCAGCTCGATCTACAGCGTAAGAATCTGGACGCGAATACTACCTTACAAGATTTACTGCAAAAACAACGGGATTACACAACTGCGCACATCAACCAGTTGGAGCGTTATGTCCAGCTATTGCAAGAGGTCGTGAGTGGTAAGCGGTTAATTCTCTCAGAGAAAACGGCGAAAGAAGCGCAGGTGCCCGATGATGCGACTGACATTCAAAATAATCCCTTGGTCAGCCGTGAATTGGCGATTAACAAAGAATTGAGCCAGCGGCTGATTAATGCCACGAAAGAAGGCAACACACTGGTACAACAGAATATTAGAGTCAAAAATTGGCTGGATCGTGCTCTGCAATCTGAACGTAATTTAAAGGAGCAAATCACCGTTTTACGGGGCAGTTTGCTACTTTCTCGTATTTTGTATCAGCAGCAACTCAATTTGCCTGCATCTGGTTTAATTACCAATATGGGGCCACGCATAGCGGATTTGCGTTTAGAGCAATTTGAAATTAATCAGCAGCGAGATCAGTTATTCCAAGGGGATGAATACATTCAAACCTTAATGACTGATAGTAAAGAGAAAGTCAGCCCTGATGTCGAGGATGCATTGGGGCAGATAGTCGATATCCGGCGTGAGCTCTTAGACCAGCTTAATAAGCAATTAGGTAATCAGCTGACGTTGGCTATAAATCTGCAAATTAATCAGCAGCAATTACTGAGTGTTAATGAGTCACTGCAACATACTCTGACCCAGCAAATCTTTTGGGTTAGCAGTAATAAACCGATGGATTGGTCTTGGTTGAAAGCATTGCCGGGGGCATTGAAAGCTGAGCTGAGTAATTTTCATCTCACCTTATCCTGGGATGACGTATTAGCGGGCTTAATGAAGTCACTGGTGTTTTTGATACCGATGCTGATTGTGGTTGGCGTGATCCGTTCCCGCTATCAAATCATTAATAAGCATTTGGATAGGCTGGCCGCTGATGTCGGGCAATTAAAGCACGATAGTCAAATGCACACCCCGAAGGCCATTTTGCTCACTTTACTGAAAGTGCTACCAGGGGTTTTGGTCATTGTGGGCGTGGGGTATTGGTGTTTGCGTTCAGACTTCAATCTGAGTGATTTCCTCTGGAGCTTCTTCCAACGTCTGGCCCTATTCTGGCTGGTGTTTGACCTGACATATCGCATGTTATCTCCAGGTGGCATCACCGAGCGGCATTTCATGATAGCGGCTGACCGATGTGCACATTATCGACGCCAAATGGTGCGTTTAGGTGCGGCATTACTGCCCGTTATCTTTTGGTCTGCTTTGGGGGAGAAAAGCCCGCTGAGGTTGGTAGATGATGTTATTGGCCAGATTGTCATTGTCATTGCGTTGGCACTGCTGGCCTTGTTCGTCTATCCACTCTGCCGCGATAGCTGGCGTGAGAAAGACTCTCATGCCGTACGGCTGGTCATTGTCACTGCTATTGCGGGAACACCAATCGTATTGATTGGATTAATGGTTGCCGGGTATTTCTACACAACACTGCAACTGGCTGGCCGCTGGATTGATAGCCTTTATTTGTTGTTCTTATGGAATATTGTGTATCTGACAGCCATTCGTGGGCTAGGCGTTGCAGCGCGGCGTTTGGCTTACCGCCGCGCAATTGCCCGGCGACAAAATCTGGTTAAAGAGGGTGCAGAGGGGGGCGAGCCAGTAGAAGAGCCTCCATTGGCGTTGGAGCAAATTAACCAGCAGTCATTACGTTTGACCACCATGGTTCTGTTCCTGATTTTTGCTACCTGCTTTTATGCTATTTGGGCTGATTTAATCACGGTTATCTCTTATCTGGACAGCATCTCTTTGTGGCATTACACCTCAACAGTAGCGGGCGCCAGTGTTGTCCAGGCTGTCACCTTGGGTAATATGCTCGTCGCTTTGATGGCATTAGTCGTTGCTTATATTCTGACTCGCAACTTACCTGGCTTGCTTGAAGTGGTGGTTTTATCGCGGCTACAACTACGCCAAGGAACCTCTTACGCTATCACCACCATTTTGACCTACCTGATTACTGCCGTTGGGGGAATAACTGCACTTAGCTCACTCGGGGTTTCGTGGGATAAGTTACAATGGTTGGTTGCTGCTCTGTCGGTGGGGTTAGGGTTCGGTTTACAGGAAATATTTGCCAACTTTGTCTCAGGCTTGATTATCTTATTTGAACGTCCTGTTCGTATCGGCGATACCATTACTATTGGTACCTTCTCCGGTAATGTTAACAAAATACGTATCCGTGCTACGACAATCACCGATTTTGACCGTAAAGAAGTGATTATCCCGAATAAAGCTTTTGTGACTGAGCGCCTGATTAACTGGTCTCTATCGGATACCGTAACCCGGATTATTATTAAGGTCGGTGTTGCGTATGGTTCTGATTTGGCAAAAGTAAAAGAAATTTTGCTAAAAGCCGCTCATGAAAATCCGCGGGTAATGACAGATCCCGAGCCTCATGTATTCTTCCTTAATTTTGGTGCTAGCACTCTTGACCATGAATTGCGTGTATATGTGCGCGAATTACGGGATCGTAGCTATACAGTTGATGAGTTAAATAGTGTGATTGATAAGCTATGCCGCGAGAATGATATTAATATCGCGTTTAATCAGTTGGACGTTTACTTGCATAAACCCGATGGCACTGAAATTCAAGAAGTGAGTCGACCTTTCGATAACAAAGAGTTACCCCGCGGAGCGTCTGAAACGCCTACTCTAGGGGAGAGCAAACCCGATTTGCCGGATACCAATAAACCACTGGTTTAA
- the rsmS gene encoding pleiotropic regulatory protein RsmS, with protein MSVEKASPELQLAVDLIYLLECNEIAPETALAALAIVQLDYQRKLRNQKSD; from the coding sequence ATGTCAGTTGAAAAAGCTTCACCAGAACTGCAACTGGCAGTAGATCTCATCTACTTGCTGGAATGCAATGAGATAGCGCCGGAAACAGCACTGGCGGCGCTTGCCATCGTGCAACTTGATTATCAGCGTAAGCTGCGCAATCAGAAATCTGATTGA